The DNA segment GTACGGCACGACCAGCATGGCGAACCTTCTGCTTCATATACTGGATCCTCTTTCTTCTGGACCGACATCATCGGCTGACTGTCACGTCCGAATGGTGGTGCCGTTCCAAGCTTCGCCTACAAAGCAGTGCCTACCAACAAGAACCAACATGCTTCAGAACTTGCGGACGCGAAAACCGATACGAACTAGCACAATGCTGCAGATTGCTCAGACACCAATTTTGGGACTTTCAAAACTCCGCATCATCAGTTTGGTGTCTGGGGCGTAGGCTTCGCCCAGTTGCATATCCAAAAGCGGTTAGACCCGTCCCAAAATAGCAGAAGGATGCAGGAACAACAAGAACACAAGCACTACTCGCATGTGCAGTGTAGTTGAATCCAACACCGGCGCAGGTCGCTATAGAGGCCACTGATGAGATCACCGTGTGCGGGTCTGGAGGCAGCAGCGACTAGATGCCCTCTGCGATTCGTTTGATCCTGCAGGAGCCAAATCTAGGCACGCTCATGCCGTAGGGCTGAAGTTATATTCTCCGTCGGCTGAGTCTGTTCGTTTGGACATCTGCTGGGCGGCCTCTGTCTGATGGCCGGTTCGGCGTTGGCCCTTGATGGAGGTGGCCGTTGCGGGAAGTGAACTGGGTGGTACATGATGCTGCTTGTGCGAGCCAGTCTTCCCCGATGTGGAGTCTTCACACCAATGGCACACGACCGTTGAAGTGAGTCGAAGTGGATTGTTGCAAGACTTATCACGTTGCAAGTGATTTGCCTCGTCGGCAGCATGCGCCGTTTGCCCTTGCCTGCCAAAGAGCTTGTGCCGTCATCAACGGTCGCGCTAGCTCGCAGCCCGCCCACAAAGCTTTCGACTTTCTTCCCACAACAACTTCATCCACCTTCTGGGATATTCTTCTTTGCGACGCTGCGTCTTCCGTCAAGATGGACGCCAACGAGCTGGCGCTGATGCTCGCTGATCTCGACAACTCGCGCCGAGACGGCCTGTCCGCCCCAGACGAGGCCCAGGCGCGCCGCGGAGGCTCCTACAACCGCGACTTCGAGAAGGCGCAGTACGTCGAGCAAGAGAACGCAAGCCGTCAAGCGAGACTTGCCGGCTCTCCCACCAACGCCATTCATGCCCACCTTCAAGCCTGGAACAATGCGTCGAGCTTTGGCAAAGACGAGACTGCCGAGCTGACCACGAATTGGGCCGATGGGCAAGGCCATCGCCTTATGCTCGCGCAAAAGATGGGTGATAACGGGCACGGGGCGCATATGGGCTCATACCAGCACGAACGTCGTCCTCGCATCCAACAGGTAGAGCTGCCGCGCCCTGTTCGTGATCCGAATCGTCAGCGCGCTCCTTCGCCGCGCAGCGGAGGCGTGACTCGCTGGGTCAATGGCGTTGCTGTCAAGAGCACCACTCCTGTCGCACCATCGCGTGCTGCTCAGAAGCCTATGGCACCTCCAATCTCGAGCGCCCCTTCATTCGCGCCATCTCCAGTACACAGGCCGCTGGCTCGCGCGATCTCGCGTGCCTCCCCGATCCCACCGCCATCTCCAGCACCGAAGCCCGCTACGCGCTCGCTCGTCAGCACTACATCAGCCTCAAGCACTCCTCCGATCTCGAGAGCTCCATCAGTCGCGCCACCTGCACCTC comes from the Cercospora beticola chromosome 4, complete sequence genome and includes:
- a CDS encoding uncharacterized protein (antiSMASH:Cluster_13), with protein sequence MDANELALMLADLDNSRRDGLSAPDEAQARRGGSYNRDFEKAQYVEQENASRQARLAGSPTNAIHAHLQAWNNASSFGKDETAELTTNWADGQGHRLMLAQKMGDNGHGAHMGSYQHERRPRIQQVELPRPVRDPNRQRAPSPRSGGVTRWVNGVAVKSTTPVAPSRAAQKPMAPPISSAPSFAPSPVHRPLARAISRASPIPPPSPAPKPATRSLVSTTSASSTPPISRAPSVAPPAPQPAVRAPLSPEAASPLAAPRPVARSAGFSPVVANKPLQTQKAREPAFTEASLNIESVSSLSSNTPKVRESVTTNGDIKKSESLPSPPDSAERPRRKSFTETALDALQTVGTAVKAVFNGILDVNYYDGEGTHRGYRRIEVAAPLRVNVDVRAKGEYDPLQMAAEMEALAKYLIRNF